tgtgtattaaaatatgctaaaacaaataaatacaacgcgtaaaagttaaataatactAAACCTTTACTGAGTAAAAATTTGattggtttattattattattattacgaGAAAACCTTATTTGAgtgaaaatcattttttaaaattgaatcgatatatcaaatatataaaatctcaaatctagtaattaatattataatcaacgtatttaatttgaaaatataattaaatagaatttaaacttttttttggaatttaaacttttttttgggATTTAAAATCTCactttttttatcacttaaattacGGATTTGGACATCTTATTGTACCCTCGCGTCATTCTCTGCCACCGCATAATTTGAGTGTACCGCTACTACCTACCATACAGCTCAGTCTTTCAACTTACAGTTAACTCCAACTTCTAATCCCAACTGTATACCTTAACCTACGCCACTCTCTGCCAACTTTCTTCTTGATTTCTCTTCAATTCTCTCCTCACCTTCCTTTTCTCTTCTCCAAATTTAGCAACAACTTGCAGAAAGGCATGGCCGAAGAAGAACCAAAGAAGATTGAAACCGAGGCACCAGCTGAGCCACCTGCTCCAGTTACGGGGCCGCCTGCTGAAGCTCCCAAAGATATCGCCGAGGAGAAAGCTGTAATTCCAattccacctccacctccacctgcTGAAGAGAAGCCCCAGGACTCCAAAGCTCTTGCTGTTGTTGAAAGTAATCACCATCTCTTCCTCTACCTCTGTGTTTCTGTTTTTCTAACTAAACTTTGTCATCGTTGTTATGTAAGACTGGAAAAATAAGTTGTTGGGTGAAAGTTATTTTGCGTCTCTTTATCGATCGTCTTTTTGatttgttggcttttttttttttttttaagattctgCGGAGAAAGATTCGTAAAATATCTGAATGATTTTTGCAGAAACTGAGCTTAATCTGttcaaaaaaattgacatagcaatattttttcaaaatttaacacaattattttccatttagTTTTCATAAGAATATCTCGGAATATAAATTGAACAAGCTATTATTCATAAATGAATCAAGAGAATATCCAAGAAATCtactaaatatttgaattctCTAATTCATGCAGAGGCTTCTGAACCTGGTGAGGAGAAAAGTACAGAGGGGTCTGTCAATAGAGGTGATTTTAGATCTTAATTTGACTTTACTTTTATAATACTTGCGATTAATATGAGAACCAAACAATATGTTCTCCAGATACTGTGCTTGCAAGAGTTGAAACACAGAAGAGGATTTCGCTGATCAAAGCGTGGGAAGATAGTGAGAAGTCCAAAGCAGAGAACAAGTAAGACCCTTCTGAGTTTTATGGTTTCTTCTGAATTATGCGTTAGGTGATTCACCTTTCTATATATGATGGTTTATTCAATAAACTTGTTGGTGATAATTGTCTTTCAGTCCCCATTAAATTGTCATTAAGACAACTTCTTGAAGATGGGTTGGTTTCATGGAAAAATTTTGTACTTCCATATGGGATTTCATCTCCTAAATTAT
The genomic region above belongs to Mangifera indica cultivar Alphonso chromosome 15, CATAS_Mindica_2.1, whole genome shotgun sequence and contains:
- the LOC123198224 gene encoding remorin-like, whose amino-acid sequence is MAEEEPKKIETEAPAEPPAPVTGPPAEAPKDIAEEKAVIPIPPPPPPAEEKPQDSKALAVVEKASEPGEEKSTEGSVNRDTVLARVETQKRISLIKAWEDSEKSKAENKAHKKLSAIVSWENSRKASVEAELKHIEEKLEKKKAQYAEKMKNKMALIHKAAEEKKAMVEAKKGEDLLKAEETAAKYRATGTAPKKLLGCF